A window from Pseudomonas alloputida encodes these proteins:
- a CDS encoding DUF932 domain-containing protein: protein MQLASRFASRSPSLRSDYPLSDDQIRKVAPSIFADAPHESRSERYAYIPTAAVLAELRKEGFEPFMAAQTRVRHDDRRDYTKHMLRLRHASQINGAEANEIVLLNSHDGTSSYQMLAGMFRFVCSNGLVCGDTVADVRVPHKGDVAGSIIEGAYEVLRGFDRVQESRDSMRAITLSDGESEVFARAALALKYDDPDKPAPITESQILMPRRHDDRRPDLWSVFNRTQENLTQGGLRGRSANGRRQQTRPVQGIDQNIRLNRALWLLADGMRQLKA, encoded by the coding sequence TTCCCGTTCCCCGTCGCTGCGCAGCGACTACCCGCTGTCCGACGATCAAATCCGCAAGGTCGCGCCGTCCATCTTCGCGGACGCCCCGCACGAAAGCCGTTCCGAACGGTACGCCTACATCCCCACCGCCGCCGTGCTGGCAGAACTGCGCAAGGAAGGGTTTGAACCCTTTATGGCAGCGCAAACCCGCGTGCGCCACGACGACCGCCGCGACTACACCAAGCACATGCTGCGCCTGCGCCACGCCAGCCAGATCAACGGCGCGGAAGCCAATGAAATCGTGCTGTTGAACTCGCATGACGGCACGAGCAGCTATCAGATGCTGGCCGGAATGTTCCGGTTCGTGTGCAGCAATGGTCTTGTCTGCGGCGACACGGTGGCGGACGTGCGCGTGCCCCACAAAGGCGACGTGGCCGGTTCCATCATCGAAGGCGCTTACGAAGTGTTGAGAGGCTTCGACCGCGTGCAGGAATCCCGCGATTCCATGCGCGCCATCACCTTGAGCGATGGCGAATCCGAAGTGTTCGCCCGCGCCGCGCTGGCCCTCAAGTACGACGACCCCGACAAGCCCGCGCCCATCACGGAATCGCAAATCCTGATGCCGCGCCGCCACGACGACCGCCGCCCGGACTTGTGGAGCGTGTTCAACCGCACGCAAGAGAACCTGACCCAAGGCGGCCTGCGCGGGCGCAGCGCCAACGGACGCCGCCAGCAAACCCGCCCGGTGCAGGGCATCGACCAAAACATCCGCCTCAACCGTGCGCTTTGGCTGCTGGCCGATGGCATGCGCCAGTTGAAAGCCTGA
- a CDS encoding ParB/RepB/Spo0J family partition protein, giving the protein MNADTQIETRAIETAAPLEVADPTKNLILVPLSQLLPRRSKRNARTTSRMSIPELAASIARVGPLQNLVVILAADGEHYEVVAGDRRLTALKLLAKKKRIPADYEVACLLVPDASARTVSLAENLLREQMHPADQFEAFAALVKEGRPIEDIAADFGVTPLVVQRRLKLANVSPRLLADYRAGAVTLEQLMALTITDDHAAQESAFYGAPEWQRGASALRERLTEREIDATHPLVRFAGLDAYTAAGGGIRRDLFAEGDAGTYLTDAALLETLVRGKLDALAGDVRAEGWAWVEAVPHMSYAERQAFQNAPRQRREPNAREARRIASLQTRLDKIYAELEEAYDAEDEDKTEALEPRREQVAGELQAVEEALQGYAPDVRAVAGAIVTLDRSGEAMIHRGLLREAEAKALRTLERLRQGFGSAESEAGNDDEGEDAEQPKAASLSDRLAQRLSAHRTAALQIEVARHPQVALAALVHGMVQSVLQDNHYGHDLPLGVSLKVQDRLEGMAPDWPESPAAVALRELQQVAGEALPQDSAELFAALLAIEQGELVRLLAVCVAATVDVVTPRATAQQPGAELAQAVGLDMAAWWQPTADGYFQHVPKAAILEAVGDFAPSHAARLTKLKKADIASEAERLADGTGWMPTIFKAEGPEAAPEETQAQDAPEDAEAMADEPAEALAA; this is encoded by the coding sequence ATGAACGCCGATACCCAAATCGAAACCCGCGCCATCGAAACCGCCGCGCCGCTGGAAGTGGCCGACCCGACCAAGAACCTGATTTTGGTTCCGCTCTCGCAGTTGCTGCCGCGCCGCTCCAAGCGCAACGCGCGGACGACCTCGCGCATGTCCATCCCCGAACTGGCCGCGAGCATTGCCCGCGTCGGCCCGCTGCAAAACCTCGTCGTCATCCTTGCCGCTGATGGCGAGCATTACGAAGTGGTGGCCGGCGACCGACGCCTGACCGCCTTGAAGCTGCTGGCGAAGAAGAAGCGCATCCCTGCCGACTACGAAGTGGCGTGCCTGCTGGTGCCCGACGCTTCGGCCCGTACCGTCAGCCTCGCGGAAAACCTGCTGCGCGAGCAGATGCACCCGGCCGACCAGTTCGAGGCGTTCGCCGCACTGGTCAAGGAAGGCCGCCCCATCGAAGACATTGCCGCCGACTTCGGCGTGACCCCGCTGGTGGTGCAGCGCCGTCTCAAACTCGCCAACGTCTCGCCGCGCCTGCTGGCCGACTACCGGGCCGGAGCCGTCACGCTGGAACAGTTGATGGCCCTGACCATCACCGACGACCACGCCGCACAGGAAAGCGCGTTCTACGGTGCGCCCGAATGGCAGCGTGGCGCGTCCGCGCTGCGCGAACGCCTGACCGAACGCGAAATCGACGCCACGCATCCGCTGGTGCGCTTCGCCGGGCTGGACGCCTACACGGCGGCGGGCGGCGGCATCCGCCGCGACCTGTTCGCGGAAGGCGATGCCGGAACCTACCTGACCGACGCCGCGCTGCTGGAAACGCTGGTGCGTGGTAAGCTGGATGCGCTGGCCGGGGACGTGCGCGCCGAGGGTTGGGCGTGGGTCGAAGCCGTGCCGCATATGAGCTACGCCGAGCGGCAGGCGTTCCAGAACGCGCCGCGCCAGCGCCGCGAACCGAACGCCCGCGAAGCCCGCCGCATCGCCTCGCTGCAAACCCGCCTCGACAAGATCTACGCCGAACTGGAAGAAGCCTACGACGCCGAGGACGAGGACAAGACCGAAGCGCTGGAACCGCGCCGCGAACAGGTTGCCGGGGAACTGCAAGCCGTGGAGGAAGCCTTGCAGGGCTACGCCCCGGATGTGCGCGCCGTGGCCGGTGCCATCGTCACCCTCGACCGCAGCGGCGAAGCCATGATTCATCGCGGGTTGCTGCGCGAGGCCGAAGCCAAGGCGTTGCGCACGCTGGAACGCTTGCGGCAGGGGTTCGGCAGCGCGGAAAGCGAAGCCGGGAACGACGACGAAGGCGAGGACGCCGAACAGCCCAAGGCCGCGAGCCTGTCCGACCGGCTGGCGCAGCGCTTGAGCGCGCACCGCACCGCCGCGCTGCAAATCGAAGTCGCCCGCCATCCGCAAGTCGCGCTGGCCGCGCTGGTGCATGGCATGGTGCAGAGCGTCTTGCAGGACAACCACTACGGCCACGACTTGCCGCTGGGCGTGAGCCTGAAAGTGCAAGACCGGCTGGAAGGCATGGCCCCCGACTGGCCCGAGTCGCCCGCCGCCGTCGCCCTGCGCGAGTTGCAGCAGGTCGCGGGCGAAGCGCTGCCGCAGGACAGCGCCGAACTGTTCGCCGCGCTGCTGGCGATAGAGCAAGGCGAACTGGTGCGGCTGCTGGCGGTATGTGTGGCGGCGACCGTGGACGTGGTGACGCCTCGCGCCACGGCGCAGCAGCCGGGCGCGGAACTGGCGCAGGCTGTGGGGCTGGACATGGCCGCATGGTGGCAGCCCACCGCAGACGGGTATTTCCAGCATGTGCCGAAGGCCGCGATTCTGGAAGCCGTGGGCGATTTTGCACCGTCGCACGCTGCCCGGCTGACGAAGTTGAAGAAGGCCGACATTGCCAGCGAGGCGGAACGGCTGGCCGATGGTACGGGTTGGATGCCCACCATCTTCAAGGCCGAAGGCCCGGAAGCTGCGCCGGAGGAAACGCAGGCGCAGGACGCCCCGGAGGATGCCGAGGCAATGGCGGATGAACCCGCCGAGGCACTGGCCGCTTGA